Proteins found in one Poecilia reticulata strain Guanapo linkage group LG15, Guppy_female_1.0+MT, whole genome shotgun sequence genomic segment:
- the slx4ip gene encoding protein SLX4IP isoform X2, whose product MSPFKFVIKCGNFAVLVDLHVLPLGSPESTSWFTADQVEEVASLVRDPVDQRVKQYEEVLHVRRRAKQKKELAPASAFFVRDLRLFPERYVVCVSCPEDASVHHGNPSLAATELSEQTRSEYFSSVGETRELLRSPRKTKKSVLQTIAKQACVQQEICGSTTEVQQMERSGFPKKRGLEDEAREAESRPEAVPRSELSAALEANHKVPCSDALIEREAEVRSSQRQKPEAESEITQKTSKRCEPREDPGSQLAKKTCLGSCSAPAQIHSTSQTLNHYLPPLLPLPPVGAMANSKAFPVSECKKTTLEVELLTPGKQAQRLLLASNNTAKTNQNRPAASLRGLSVKPASSGSSIGSRSTFGEEGSENVPRTSRLRRTKRS is encoded by the exons TGTGGGAACTTTGCCGTGCTGGTGGATCTACATGTTTTGCCCCTGGGGAGCCCAGAGTCCACCAGCTGGTTTACCGCAGACCAAGTTGAG GAGGTTGCATCCCTTGTTCGTGACCCAGTGGACCAGAGGGTTAAGCAATATGAAGAGGTTCTGCATGTTAGAAGACGAGCTAAACAGAAGAAGGAGTTGGCCCCTGCTTCGGCCTTCTTTGTGAGAG ATTTGCGTTTGTTTCCTGAGCGATATGTCGTGTGTGTGAGCTGCCCAGAAGATGCCTCGGTGCACCATGGAAACCCGAGCCTGGCCGCG ACTGAGCTGAGTGAGCAAACCAGATCAGAATATTTTTCCAGTGTGGGAGAAACCCGAGAGCTTTTACGCAGCCcgagaaaaacaaagaagtctGTGCTTCAAACGAT agcCAAACAAGCCTGTGTCCAGCAAGAGATCTGTGGTTCCACGACTGAGGTGCAGCAGATGGAGCGGAGTGGCTTTCCCAAAAAACGGGGACTTGAGGATGAAGCCAGGGAGGCAGAATCGAGGCCAGAGGCCGTGCCCAGGTCTGAACTGAGCGCAGCCCTGGAGGCAAACCACAAGGTGCCTTGCAGCGATGCCTTAATTGAACGTGAGGCTGAGGTACGGTCTTCTCAAAGGCAGAAACCTGAGGCAGAGAGTGAAATAACACAGAAGACCAGCAAGAGGTGCGAGCCCAGGGAAGATCCTGGCTCGCAGCTGGCCAAGAAAACGTGCCTTGGAAGCTGTTCAGCCCCAGCGCAAATCCACTCCACCTCGCAAACACTCAACCATTACCTCCCTCCCCTGCTGCCACTTCCTCCAGTCGGAGCGATGGCAAACTCCAAGGCTTTCCCTGTCTCCGAGTGCAAGAAAACCACACTGGAAGTAGAGCTGCTTACTCCAGGGAAACAGGCCCAGAGGCTCCTCCTCGCAAGCAATAACACAGCAAAGACAAACCAAAACAGGCCAGCCGCAAGTCTGAGGGGCCTATCTGTCAAGCCCGCATCCTCGGGCTCCTCTATTGGTTCCAGATCCACGTTCGGAGAGGAGGGGAGTGAAAACGTGCCCAGAACCTCGAGATTACGACGAACTAAGAGGTCCTGA
- the slx4ip gene encoding protein SLX4IP isoform X1, producing MSPFKFVIKCGNFAVLVDLHVLPLGSPESTSWFTADQVEEVASLVRDPVDQRVKQYEEVLHVRRRAKQKKELAPASAFFVRGGNFNLVANFLRRHSNLRCVVEQDLRLFPERYVVCVSCPEDASVHHGNPSLAATELSEQTRSEYFSSVGETRELLRSPRKTKKSVLQTIAKQACVQQEICGSTTEVQQMERSGFPKKRGLEDEAREAESRPEAVPRSELSAALEANHKVPCSDALIEREAEVRSSQRQKPEAESEITQKTSKRCEPREDPGSQLAKKTCLGSCSAPAQIHSTSQTLNHYLPPLLPLPPVGAMANSKAFPVSECKKTTLEVELLTPGKQAQRLLLASNNTAKTNQNRPAASLRGLSVKPASSGSSIGSRSTFGEEGSENVPRTSRLRRTKRS from the exons TGTGGGAACTTTGCCGTGCTGGTGGATCTACATGTTTTGCCCCTGGGGAGCCCAGAGTCCACCAGCTGGTTTACCGCAGACCAAGTTGAG GAGGTTGCATCCCTTGTTCGTGACCCAGTGGACCAGAGGGTTAAGCAATATGAAGAGGTTCTGCATGTTAGAAGACGAGCTAAACAGAAGAAGGAGTTGGCCCCTGCTTCGGCCTTCTTTGTGAGAG GGGGAAACTTCAACCTTGTGGCCAATTTCTTGAGGCGGCACTCCAATCTCAGATGTGTTGTCGAGCAGG ATTTGCGTTTGTTTCCTGAGCGATATGTCGTGTGTGTGAGCTGCCCAGAAGATGCCTCGGTGCACCATGGAAACCCGAGCCTGGCCGCG ACTGAGCTGAGTGAGCAAACCAGATCAGAATATTTTTCCAGTGTGGGAGAAACCCGAGAGCTTTTACGCAGCCcgagaaaaacaaagaagtctGTGCTTCAAACGAT agcCAAACAAGCCTGTGTCCAGCAAGAGATCTGTGGTTCCACGACTGAGGTGCAGCAGATGGAGCGGAGTGGCTTTCCCAAAAAACGGGGACTTGAGGATGAAGCCAGGGAGGCAGAATCGAGGCCAGAGGCCGTGCCCAGGTCTGAACTGAGCGCAGCCCTGGAGGCAAACCACAAGGTGCCTTGCAGCGATGCCTTAATTGAACGTGAGGCTGAGGTACGGTCTTCTCAAAGGCAGAAACCTGAGGCAGAGAGTGAAATAACACAGAAGACCAGCAAGAGGTGCGAGCCCAGGGAAGATCCTGGCTCGCAGCTGGCCAAGAAAACGTGCCTTGGAAGCTGTTCAGCCCCAGCGCAAATCCACTCCACCTCGCAAACACTCAACCATTACCTCCCTCCCCTGCTGCCACTTCCTCCAGTCGGAGCGATGGCAAACTCCAAGGCTTTCCCTGTCTCCGAGTGCAAGAAAACCACACTGGAAGTAGAGCTGCTTACTCCAGGGAAACAGGCCCAGAGGCTCCTCCTCGCAAGCAATAACACAGCAAAGACAAACCAAAACAGGCCAGCCGCAAGTCTGAGGGGCCTATCTGTCAAGCCCGCATCCTCGGGCTCCTCTATTGGTTCCAGATCCACGTTCGGAGAGGAGGGGAGTGAAAACGTGCCCAGAACCTCGAGATTACGACGAACTAAGAGGTCCTGA